The Candidatus Omnitrophota bacterium genomic interval GCAGGTATAATGAATTCTATCTCGGAAAAGACCTTGAGCCGACGCTTTATGGATGTTATCATCTGCTCTTTTGTCAGGAGTATTTCTTCTCGCTCAGGGCGCTCGGGCTCTTCCTCTTCAACGATCTCTTCCTCTTCCATCTCCTCGGCGGGAAGCTCTTCTTCCAGGGCCTCCTTTCGCCTCTGGAGCTCTTCCCTCCGGATCGCGGCCTTCTCCTGACGAACCCGGCTCAGCAATCTGCTCAGCATGCTCTGGTCCAGGTCTTCAAGCTTCATAGGTATCGCGTCCGGCTCACCATAATAATAATCTATAGTCCCATCGACGCTCTTTTTCCGGGTCAGGCCCTCTATCTGCTCCATGATCCGGGGCTCGTCATCAAGGTCACGTTGGATAGAGGTTATGGTCCTCTGCCTGGTAACCGTCAGGCTGGGCTTGATTATCGGTTCCCTGGCTTCTTCCTTTTCCTCTTCGGGTGGCTTCACCCGTCCGCCGGTAAGGGGTGTCATGGCCTTTTCCGCTTCTTCCTTTTCCTTTGTGAACCTCTCGACCAATCTCTCCCACCAGCGTACGATAGCACCCTTCTCTTGCTTGTCAGGGACGGTCGCGGCCGGAGAAATACCGGCTGCGCTCAACGCCACCAGAAGCGCGCAAGCAATGAACAGTTCTTTCCGAAAGGCCCTCTTCATAATCGCCCACCTTTTCATCTTTGTGCCCGGAACGGATCCCATTTACGGCGTCATGGTGAATATCTGCCTCGCTATATCCGGGTGTTTGGCTATGAATATCAGTTCGTCCTTAACAAGCGGCTTCTGCGTATGCACATTGGCATAACGAACCAGCTCCAGTATCTTGGTCGCCTCCTTGTCGTTCTTGAACTTTACCTCAAGGCGGTTATATACGTTGCGGAAGCCCTTGATGCCGCTGTATTCACCGGCTGTTATCTTTCTTCCGGTGTCTATGACCTCGGGTTCTCCCCGTCCGAGTTCCTCAAAATCATAAAGCTCGTAATTGCGCCTGTTCTTGAGGGCGCCGTCCGCATGTATACCAGACTCATGAGCGAAGGCGTTAGCACCAACGCCCACCTGGTTTACGGGTATCGGAACGCCGAAAGCGTAAGATGCGTACTTAGCGAGTTTCCATGACATCTTCAGATTGATGTTGGGGTCTACCTTGTACTTCGGATTTTTAGCGAAACCGCTGGCATATTTAAGAGCAAGTATGCAACTTACCAGGTCGGCGTTACCCGCCCTTTCACCCATACCGTTAACCGTGGTATTGATATACGCGTCGACACCGCTGTCTATGGCAGCCTTAGCGCCGGCCACGCTTACCGCTACGACCATTCCGAGGTCATTGTGGCAATGCAGCTCTATAGGCATCTTGACCGCCCGGGCGAGTTCGCAAACCCTGTCGTATATGCTGAACGGATCATCATAACCGAGAGTATCACAGTATCTCAGCCTGTCCGCACCGTTCTTCTTGGCGGCAAGCCCGAATTCGACAAGGTAGTCAAGGTCGCTGCGCGAGGCGTCTTCGGCGTTAACGCCCACGGTCTTTATTCCCATTTTCTTCGCAAGCTTCAGCGCCTTTGTCATTGATTTTATGACTCCGGCACGGTCCATCTTGCCTCCGAACTTTTTCTCGATCATGATATCGGAAGTTGAGATGGACATGTTCAGATGCTTGACCCTGGTATTATCGACCGCCGTCTTAACGTCAGCTTCGATAGCCCTTATCCAACCTTCCAGCCTCATCGGATGTATCACCTTTTTTTGGGCAAGCTTAAGATTGGCGTTAATATAATTGATCTCATGATTAGTGAATGGGAAACCGAATTCCGACTGGAAAACGCCCATTTTGTTCAGATATATGTTCAGCAGCGTCTTCTGCAGTTTGGAAAGGCCAAGACGGGAAGTCTGCACCCCATCCCTGTTGGTGACGTCGATGAACCTTATAATGTTCTTTTGTTTAACCATAAGAGCCTCCTTCTGGGCATAAAGACCCGATCACGTTTCTATATGTACCTGTTTAATGTCGTTTATGTCCTTTGTCTTCTTAAGTTTTGAAAGTATCTTCTTGGGGACCTCGCTGTCGACGTTCAATAGGCTGATCGCCTCGCCGGTCTTCTTGTCCCTGCCGAAACTCATCTCGGCGATATTTATGTTATGCTTGCCGAGCGCGGTTCCGATCTTACCGACTATACCGGGAACATCGTTATTGCTGATGACCAGCATATAACCTTCAGGAATAGCTTCGACGTAGAACTTGTCCATCTTGATGATGCGCGGTTCCTTGTTCGCGAAAAGCGTGCCCATAATGAAATACTTTTTCTTGCCGGTATCGAATTCAACGCTGATCAGGTTGGCAAAATCGGTTATTTTCGGGCTCTTCTTCTCTGTCACCTTAATGCCCCGCTCCTTGGCTATCAGCATGGAATTGACGTAGTTCACGTCCTCCTCCAGTATCGGATTGAATATGCCTTTCATTAATGCGCTGGTTATGATCTCGACGTTGCAGTCGGCGACCTCGCCGACATAATGCACCGTTATGCCCCTTATGGGTTCATCGATAAGCTGAGCCTGAATAGAGCCAAGCCTCTCGGCCAGTATCACGTAAGGTCTGACAGCTTCGAGAGCCTCCTCTTCCATGGCAGGCACATTAGCCGCGTTGCGGTATCCCTTGCCGAGGAGAGCGTCACGCACCGTCCGGGCCATGTCGATGGCCACGTTAAGCTGAGCCTCTGCAGTGCTCGCGCCCAGGTGAGGCGTCGTGATAACATTATCCATTTCGACCACGGGACTGTCAACGGGCGGCTTGGTCTTCGTTTCGTAAACG includes:
- a CDS encoding homocitrate synthase; this translates as MVKQKNIIRFIDVTNRDGVQTSRLGLSKLQKTLLNIYLNKMGVFQSEFGFPFTNHEINYINANLKLAQKKVIHPMRLEGWIRAIEADVKTAVDNTRVKHLNMSISTSDIMIEKKFGGKMDRAGVIKSMTKALKLAKKMGIKTVGVNAEDASRSDLDYLVEFGLAAKKNGADRLRYCDTLGYDDPFSIYDRVCELARAVKMPIELHCHNDLGMVVAVSVAGAKAAIDSGVDAYINTTVNGMGERAGNADLVSCILALKYASGFAKNPKYKVDPNINLKMSWKLAKYASYAFGVPIPVNQVGVGANAFAHESGIHADGALKNRRNYELYDFEELGRGEPEVIDTGRKITAGEYSGIKGFRNVYNRLEVKFKNDKEATKILELVRYANVHTQKPLVKDELIFIAKHPDIARQIFTMTP
- a CDS encoding phosphoglycerate dehydrogenase; the protein is MKILISDPLAKEGVNLLKENKSFQVDEVSKLSETELAKKIKGYDALIIRSGTTVTKKIIDAADKLQVIGRAGVGLDNVDIEAASKKGIVVMNAPAGNTISTAELAFSLMVSMSRNIPQASHSVKGGKWDRKKFMGVELYGKVLGIIGLGRIGTEFAKRALSFGMKIVAFDPFLSEEKAKSLNIEPVDLDVLFRQADFITIHTPLTDETRHLIDEKAFKKMKKGVRIINAARGGIIDEKALAKHLKSGRVAAAALDVYETKTKPPVDSPVVEMDNVITTPHLGASTAEAQLNVAIDMARTVRDALLGKGYRNAANVPAMEEEALEAVRPYVILAERLGSIQAQLIDEPIRGITVHYVGEVADCNVEIITSALMKGIFNPILEEDVNYVNSMLIAKERGIKVTEKKSPKITDFANLISVEFDTGKKKYFIMGTLFANKEPRIIKMDKFYVEAIPEGYMLVISNNDVPGIVGKIGTALGKHNINIAEMSFGRDKKTGEAISLLNVDSEVPKKILSKLKKTKDINDIKQVHIET